The sequence GATAAAAATGGAGTTATAATTAAAATCAACTAATAATACCACAAGCCATGATCAAAATAATCATTCATATTACAAAATTTATTATTGCAGCTGTTACCGCATTATTGTTTGCCTCTTGCAACTTTAATTTGAATGCAGTTGAAGGAAGCGGAAATGTAACTACTGAGAAAAGAATTGTTCAGGGAGATTTCAAAAAAGTATCGGTAAGCAATGCGATTGATTTAGTAATCGTACAGTCTGATTCAACTGAAATTTTAGTGGAAGCTGATGATAATCTGCAAAAAGACATCATCACAAAAGTAGAAAATGGAACATTGATAATCAAATGCAAATTCAGCTCATTCAGAAATATTACTGCTAAAAAAGTAACAGTAAAAATGCCTGTTATTGATAAACTTGAAGCTTCTAGCGCATCATCTGTTCAAAGCAAAAATACAATTCAAGCAGAAAACATTGATTTGGAAACTTCAAGCGCAGCCTCAATGAATGTTAATGTAGAATCTGATAATATTTCGGCTGATTCTGGAAGTGGCAGCACAATTTCACTTGAAGGAAAAGCATTGAAAATTAAAACTTCGGCATCAAGTGGTTCTAACATCAATGCTAAAAAGATGTTGGCGAACGAAGTTCAAGCAGAAGCATCAAGCGGCGGAAGCGTAAATGTACACCCGATTGTAAGCTTAAAAGCAGAAGCATCAAGTGGCGGAAGCATCAACTACGATTCAAATCCGAAAACGGTTGAAAAATCTTCACATTCTGGAGGAAGCATCAGCCAGGGATAAACGAATTTATCTGTTAAATATAAAAGAAATCATTCATCAAAAGTGGATGATTTTTTTATATTTGTCAAAATCAAATCTCGAATAATGAAAAAAAATACTGCCCTGATTTTGTTCTTATTAGTTACAACATTAACTTTTGCACAACGAAGAGAAAAAATTAAAGGAACTAAAATAGTGACGACATCTGTAAAAGAAGTCGGAAGTTTTGACGGACTTGAAGTCGATGACAATTTAGAAGTTTATTTAGAAAGAGGAGAAAAAAACGAAATCAAGATTGAGGCCGACGACAACCTGCATGAAATTGTTGCAATGGATTTAAGAGAAAGAACGCTTCGTTTATACACTTCAAAAGAAAGCACCATTTTCAAAAAACTTGCAGTACGTGTTACTTATACTGGAACACTAAATAAAGTAATCGCAAAAAATGAAGCAGTAATCTACGCTATTCAAGAACTTAAACTAGACGATATTACTTTTAATAGTGTTGATTACTCAAAGCTATATTTAAATGTAAATGCAAAAAAATTCAGTTTAATTTCCGATGACAAATCAAAATCAGAAATAAACCTGAAAGCAGATGAGGCAAATATTCAGTTGAGTAAAAATTCGGCATTGAAATCATTAGTTTCTGCAATTAAATTTAAATGTGATTTATACCAAAAAGGAACTGCAACTATTGAAGGAATTGCTGAAAAAGCAACTATTCGCTTAGATAACAATTCAGTTTTCACCGGAACAAAATTTACTTTGAAAGATGCTAACGTTACTGCAGAAAGCTATTCTACTGGAACTATCTTGGCAGAAACAGCTATTTCAATCGCCGTTGGAGACAAAGCAGAACTTTCATTATTTGGAAACCCAACCATTCAATTGACACGTTTTTCTGAAGAAGCTAAATTGTTTAAGAAAATGAAATAAAAAGTCTCAGTGTTCAGTCACAGTGTTCAGTCTGAAACTTCTTTTAAAAAAAAAGTCCCAATCTTAGAGATTGGGACTTTTTTTATAGTGTCGCCCATTTTCCAATAAAAAACTGAAAACTGTGACTGAATACTGCGACTAATTTACTCTTTTGAAGCCAAATATCTTTCAGCATCAAGCGCAGCCATACATCCTGTACCTGCGGCAGTAATTGCCTGACGATAAACATGATCTGCAGCATCTCCTGCTACGAATACACCAGCAACATTTGTATTTGATGTTCCAGGAGTATTTACGATATAACCTGTTTCATCAAGAGTAATATAATCTTTAAAAATATCAGTATTTGGTTTGTGTCCAATTGCTACAAAGAATCCAGTTGCTGGAATTTCGATTGTTTCGCCAGTTGTTTTGTTCAAAGCTTTAATAGCGTGAACTACATTATTATCTCCTAAAACTTCAACTGTATCGTGATTCATTAAAATCTCGATATTTTCTGTTTTGCGAACGCGCTCTTCCATAATTTTTGAAGCTCTGAATTTTTCGCTTCTCACCAACATTGTTACTTTTTTACAAAGTTTAGATAAGTAATGCGCTTCTTCACAAGCAGAATCTCCTGCTCCAACAATTACAACTTCTTGATTTCTATAGAAAAATCCGTCACAAACAGCACAAGCAGAAACTCCTCCACCCATATTTAAATAATGTTGTTCTGATGGCAATCCTAAATATTTAGCCGAAGCACCTGTAGAAATAATTACAGTTTCACAGTGCAATTCGATTGAATCGTTAATCCAAACTTTATGAATATCTCCAGAAAAATCAACTTTTGTTGCCCATCCATCACGAATATCTGCACCAAAACGTCTTGCTTGCTCTTGCAATTGAATCATCATTTCTGGCCCAGTAACTCCATCAACATAACCTGGAAAGTTTTCAACCTCATTAGTTGTAGTCAATTGACCACCAGGTTGCATTCCTTGATATAACACTGGATTCATGTTAGCTCTAGCCGCATAAATAGCTGCAGTATAACCTGCAGGGCCAGAACCTATAATAAGGCATTTAATTTTTTCGATTGTATTTGACATAGTAATAGTATTTTTGAGTTGCAAATGTAAACTTTATTATAAAAAATACAGACGAAAATAAATCCTAAATAACTATCACAAAATAAGTTTTATTTATTTTCACTTTTTCCTTTTGTAAACGAAATTTATTTATATCTTTGCATCCGCTTTCGGGCAGTACAACAATACATCATCGGGGTGTAGCGTAGCCCGGTTATCGTGTCCCGCTCTAAGGCGGGAAGACCACAGTAACGAACAATGAGCAAATGCTACGGGGTGTAGCGTAGCCCGGTTATCGCGCCTGCTTTGGGAGCAGGAGGCCGCAGGTTCGAATCCTGCCACCCCGACAAAAGCCGAACAGAAATGTTCGGCTTTTTTCATTTCTTTAAATTTGCACGTTTATGTTTTTAGTTTACATTCTTTACAGCACTACAAAAGAAAAATTTTACATCGGTCAAACAAATAATATTGAAGATAGACTTAGACGACACAATAGTGGACAATCTTTATCTACAAAAAATGGTGCACCATGGAAAGTTATTTATACAATTCAACTAAATTCAAGATCTGAAGCAGTAGCTTTAGAAACTAAAATAAAAAAACGAGGTGCAAAAAGATATCTTCAAGACATAGATTTTGAGTTTCAATTGTAGATAGCACGGTTATTGCGTCCCGCCTTAAGGCGGGAAGGCCGCAGGTTCGAATCCTGCCACCCCGACAAAAAAGTCTTTTCAATTTTGGAAAGACTTTTTTTTGCTTTAAACTCAAATAAAAAATTTTGCACCTTTGCTAGCTATTTCCTAAACATACTAGAAATGAAACAAATAGCATTCGCCACAAATTCACGAATTTTCTTTTTAAATACTTTATCTAATATTATTCGAATTAATTCGAATAAATAATCGCGAAGATTTGAAAAATAATTCGTGAATTCGTGGCGAAAAAAAATGTTCTTATTATTTTTCCATACTTATATAAGAAGGACAAGACTCCTTATTAGGCAAAATAAACTCTTCATCAAAAGGCTGAGCGCCTTCACCATTATTATACAATGCCACACGTTTTGCGCCAGTTGCAGTGCTTCCGCCAGTTCCGTTAACAACGTTTTGGATATTTCCTGGACCCGCAAAACGAGTAATACACATTTTCTCCAATTTCACATTTGAGCTATTCGGAATTTCGAAACCATTTTTTTTGTTTACATTTCCATCAGTTCCAGTAAAAACAGCATAAGAACCCATCCCAATACTTTGATGTACTTTTACTGTATTTGCAACTTTGAATGCCGCATAACCGTCAACTTTTCCTCCTTGACTACTCCAAGTTGCTTGATTTGGCGCATCGTATGGAGGTTCATTTTGAAAGAAATACGTTCTGCCACGCTCTCCCAACCATAACACTTCATATTCTTGAAAGTGCTCTACAAACAAACCATAAAGCGTCACATCATCACCCGTAACTATTAGTCCGTTTTTGCATCGGTCCCTTACCCAGCGAAGGTCACCGCCTTTTTGTGAACCATGATCAGCACGCCACAACCAAAAGTGATCTCCCACAACATTGTCGCTATTAATTTGCATTGCAGCCTGAATCTGAATATTTTTTGACTGAACGCCACCTACCCTACAAGTAATGTCCGTAAGGAGAATAGGATCTATTGCATGATCAGCATTTGCACCTTCTGCTCCAATTCTAACCTGATAAGTTGTACTATTAAATGAATCCATTAAAAGTCCCGCGATAATAATTCCGTCCTTATCATCTGCATAAATGCAACCCCAAGTATTTTTTTCAGTTGGCTCCAGCGTTACCGAAGCAATACCAGCGCCTAAAAGTATGGCATCTTTCCTGTTCACTTGAATAGGAGCATTTAATGAATAATGTCCAGGCGTAAAAAATATATTCTTGCCCGCTTTTAAAGCATTATTGATTTCGACATCAGTATCACCTTCTTTAGCAACGTACCATTCCGCGATCAAATCTTGGATTTTTCCTTTACCCATATCTGTTGCCGACCACGAAACTCCTACTCTATCTTTTTGCCAAGCAGGAATAAATACTTTGTATTCTCCATCTTTATCAATAAACAAAAAAGGTTTTTCTCTAATTATTGGCGTCGTCGCAACTGGTGAGTTTATCTCATCTGCCTGTGGCGGATTCACGCAACCTTGCCAAACCATATTATAAGATCCTCCCATAGCGCCAGAACCCGAAGGAAAAACACTATTTCTAGTGTACCATTGTTGCTGTCCTTTCCAATTTGGTCGATCCGTTGTGTAATGAGTATCGGCAATAAAACCTCCACTTCCCCAAAAATTTGTATTTCCAATATCTGAAATATATTTCGATGTACTTTCAATCAATAATCGTCGTGCACTAGTAGACTGAGAAACGGTCCAAGAAAAATCACGCATTACTTCTACATTTTCTACTGAACGCCAAAAAGTACAAGTTGCATTTGCTCCACCTGAAAGATGAGGTCTTGTAAATATTGAACCCAATTTAACATCTGAAGGCACTCTTCCTAAACCTCCAATATGAGAATAAAATCCCAATTCGATTGAATTGGCTTCCGCCGAAGATGCAGAGCCTGATCCGCCAACATCATACGTTTCGCCGTTAACATTTGCTTTAAAATAATAAGCCTGACGTTTTGTTGTCCATTCACCATTTGGCCCACCTAAACCAATTTTACTAAAATGTGAATTAATTTCATTTTTTGCAGTTTCAGCTTTTTCATATTTTCTATCATAGAAATACATATTATCACCGAAAATCTGGTTTTCAAGCGAAATCACTACAGTTATATCATCACGAGTAACTTTGTAGTAGTTCTCGTATTTATTTGCATTCGGCTTATTATCAGTAAAGGTCAATTTAGAAGTCGTACCAACTGCAACAAAATCAGATGCCAAATGACTTCCTCCTCTTGTTATTGTATAATTTCCAGACGAACCAAATGCTGGCCATGACAATGTGATGCTGTGTTTTTTCTTGTTGTAAACAATCTTGCCTTCTATCTTGTTTTCTGTTTTTTCACCAGACAGACAAGGTCTCGCGAAGCTGCATAAAACCCATGTAAATGCAAATACGAAACATAAAGAGATTACCTTTTTAATCATAAAAATTCTTTTTTGGTTTTAATAGTAATAATAGTTTTTCGAGATTTGAAAAATAACGATAATCTTTAACCTAAAAGTCCGTTTTTGGTTTCAATTTTCTTATCAAAAACTATACAAAATCCCAATTTACAAGGCTTATAGAGGTTTTTCCTTAGTGAACGAGAAATTAAACCAACCTAAAAAATCAATTCTGATCAAAAAACAACCAATCTATATTTTTGCTTTGAATTTGTGAAAAGGACTTTTTTTCAAGAAAAACCAGATCCGAGTATTTTTTTAGCATGAATACGAATTCAACCAATCAAAATTCTTTTGATAATCTTATTTATAACTAAAATTATTTTCTGCCGAACACCCACTATACAACGATTACACAAAGTTTCTTAAATGTTAACAAAATAGATTTTCAAAAACCATAAATAATTGTATTTTTACGGTTCAAAATTCAGAAAATAAATGGGCAAAATCATTGCTATTGCTAATCAAAAAGGAGGCGTTGGAAAGACTACTACATCAGTAAATCTTGCGGCCTCATTAGGTGTTTTAGAGAAAAAAGTATTATTGATCGACGCTGATCCTCAGGCCAATGCAACATCTGGCCTTGGAATTGATGTAGAATCTGTTGAAGTTGGAACATACCAAATTCTTGAGCACACTGTAACACCAAAAGAAGCCATTTTAAAATGCACATCGCCAAATGTTGACGTGATTCCAGCTCACATTGACCTTGTTGCGATCGAAATTGAATTGGTTGACAAAGAAAACCGTGAATATATGCTTAAAAAAGCATTAGAAGAGGCAAAACAAGAATATGACTATATCATTATTGATTGTGCGCCATCTTTAGGTTTGTTAACCTTGAATGCTTTAACAGCTGCAGATTCAGTAGTTATTCCGATTCAATGCGAGTATTTTGCTCTTGAAGGATTAGGAAAATTATTGAATACTATTAAAAGTATTCAAAAAATACACAATCCAGATCTTGACATCGAAGGTTTGTTATTAACGATGTATGATTCAAGATTGCGTTTATCTAATCAAGTTGTTGAAGAGGTTCAAAAACACTTTAACGACATGGTTTTTGAAACTGTGATTCAGCGAAATGTTAAATTAAGTGAAGCTCCAAGTTTTGGTGAAAGCATCATCAATTATGACGCAACAAGCAAAGGTGCAGTAAACTACATTCATTTAGCTCAAGAAATTATAAAGAAAAACAGCAAATAGTTTTTATGACAAAAGCAATTAAAAAACAAGCCTTAGGAAGAGGATTATCAGCATTATTAAAAGATCCGGAAAACGACATAAAATCAGTTGACGATAAAAATGCTGACAAAGTTGTTGGAAACATCATTGAGCTTGA comes from Flavobacterium sp. KACC 22761 and encodes:
- a CDS encoding head GIN domain-containing protein, with product MIKIIIHITKFIIAAVTALLFASCNFNLNAVEGSGNVTTEKRIVQGDFKKVSVSNAIDLVIVQSDSTEILVEADDNLQKDIITKVENGTLIIKCKFSSFRNITAKKVTVKMPVIDKLEASSASSVQSKNTIQAENIDLETSSAASMNVNVESDNISADSGSGSTISLEGKALKIKTSASSGSNINAKKMLANEVQAEASSGGSVNVHPIVSLKAEASSGGSINYDSNPKTVEKSSHSGGSISQG
- the trxB gene encoding thioredoxin-disulfide reductase; this encodes MSNTIEKIKCLIIGSGPAGYTAAIYAARANMNPVLYQGMQPGGQLTTTNEVENFPGYVDGVTGPEMMIQLQEQARRFGADIRDGWATKVDFSGDIHKVWINDSIELHCETVIISTGASAKYLGLPSEQHYLNMGGGVSACAVCDGFFYRNQEVVIVGAGDSACEEAHYLSKLCKKVTMLVRSEKFRASKIMEERVRKTENIEILMNHDTVEVLGDNNVVHAIKALNKTTGETIEIPATGFFVAIGHKPNTDIFKDYITLDETGYIVNTPGTSNTNVAGVFVAGDAADHVYRQAITAAGTGCMAALDAERYLASKE
- a CDS encoding GIY-YIG nuclease family protein translates to MFLVYILYSTTKEKFYIGQTNNIEDRLRRHNSGQSLSTKNGAPWKVIYTIQLNSRSEAVALETKIKKRGAKRYLQDIDFEFQL
- a CDS encoding GIN domain-containing protein, with the protein product MKKNTALILFLLVTTLTFAQRREKIKGTKIVTTSVKEVGSFDGLEVDDNLEVYLERGEKNEIKIEADDNLHEIVAMDLRERTLRLYTSKESTIFKKLAVRVTYTGTLNKVIAKNEAVIYAIQELKLDDITFNSVDYSKLYLNVNAKKFSLISDDKSKSEINLKADEANIQLSKNSALKSLVSAIKFKCDLYQKGTATIEGIAEKATIRLDNNSVFTGTKFTLKDANVTAESYSTGTILAETAISIAVGDKAELSLFGNPTIQLTRFSEEAKLFKKMK
- a CDS encoding AAA family ATPase; this translates as MGKIIAIANQKGGVGKTTTSVNLAASLGVLEKKVLLIDADPQANATSGLGIDVESVEVGTYQILEHTVTPKEAILKCTSPNVDVIPAHIDLVAIEIELVDKENREYMLKKALEEAKQEYDYIIIDCAPSLGLLTLNALTAADSVVIPIQCEYFALEGLGKLLNTIKSIQKIHNPDLDIEGLLLTMYDSRLRLSNQVVEEVQKHFNDMVFETVIQRNVKLSEAPSFGESIINYDATSKGAVNYIHLAQEIIKKNSK